From the Xenorhabdus ishibashii genome, one window contains:
- the guaA gene encoding glutamine-hydrolyzing GMP synthase — protein sequence MTTNIHQHRILILDFGSQYTQLIARRIREIGVYCELWTWNVTEEQIRGFNPNGIILSGGPESTTEHNSPRAPEYVFNAGVPVLGICYGMQTMSMQLGGQVSNSDEREFGYAQVEIKNNCELFREIQDALSETGKPLLDVWMSHGDKVTAIPAGFTTIASTDTCPFAIMANDEKRFYGVQFHPEVTHTHQGMNILKRFVLDICQCEALWTPASIIEDIVERLRVQIGDDQVILALSGGVDSSVTALLLNRAIGKRLTCVFVDNGLLRLNEADQVMEMFAGKFDLNIIHVKAEERFLSALAGINDPEAKRKAIGHVFIDVFDEEASKQTQVNWLAQGTIYPDVIESAASATGNAHVIKSHHNVGGLPEDMKLGLVEPLKELFKDEVRRIGLELGLPYDMLYRHPFPGPGLGVRVLGEVKKEYCDLLRRADAIFIEELHKADLYHKVSQAFTVFLPVRSVGVMGDGRKYDWVVSLRAVETIDFMTAHWAHLPYDFLGRVSNRIINEVDGISRVVYDISGKPPATIEWE from the coding sequence ATGACAACTAATATCCATCAGCATCGCATTTTGATCCTTGATTTTGGTTCGCAATACACTCAGCTCATTGCTCGCCGTATTCGCGAAATCGGTGTTTATTGTGAACTTTGGACATGGAATGTCACTGAAGAACAAATCCGTGGATTTAACCCGAATGGTATTATCCTTTCTGGTGGACCAGAGAGTACGACTGAGCACAATAGCCCACGTGCACCGGAATATGTTTTCAATGCGGGCGTACCTGTGCTGGGTATTTGCTATGGCATGCAAACCATGTCTATGCAATTGGGCGGCCAGGTTTCTAACTCTGATGAGCGTGAATTTGGTTATGCGCAGGTTGAAATCAAGAATAATTGCGAACTATTCCGCGAGATCCAGGATGCCCTGAGCGAAACCGGCAAACCCCTGTTGGATGTATGGATGAGTCATGGCGATAAAGTAACGGCTATCCCTGCTGGTTTCACAACCATCGCCAGTACTGATACTTGCCCGTTTGCTATTATGGCCAACGATGAAAAACGTTTTTATGGTGTGCAATTCCATCCGGAAGTCACTCATACTCATCAGGGCATGAATATCCTGAAACGTTTCGTTCTGGATATTTGTCAATGTGAAGCACTGTGGACACCTGCTTCTATTATTGAAGATATTGTAGAACGCCTGCGCGTACAGATTGGTGATGATCAAGTTATTCTGGCACTGTCTGGCGGGGTGGATTCTTCTGTCACTGCACTGTTGCTGAACCGTGCAATTGGTAAGCGCCTGACTTGCGTTTTCGTAGACAATGGCCTGCTACGTTTAAATGAAGCGGATCAGGTGATGGAGATGTTTGCCGGTAAATTTGACCTGAACATCATTCACGTTAAAGCGGAAGAGCGTTTCCTGTCTGCATTGGCAGGAATTAATGATCCGGAAGCTAAACGCAAAGCCATTGGTCATGTATTTATTGATGTTTTTGATGAAGAAGCATCAAAACAGACTCAGGTTAACTGGCTGGCACAGGGCACAATTTATCCGGATGTTATCGAATCAGCGGCCTCTGCAACGGGTAATGCCCATGTTATTAAATCTCACCACAATGTCGGTGGCCTGCCAGAAGATATGAAACTGGGTCTGGTTGAACCGCTGAAAGAGTTGTTCAAAGACGAAGTGCGCCGTATCGGTCTGGAATTGGGCTTACCATATGACATGTTATATCGCCACCCATTCCCAGGCCCAGGCCTTGGCGTTCGCGTATTGGGCGAAGTGAAGAAAGAGTATTGTGACTTACTGCGCCGCGCTGATGCTATCTTTATTGAAGAACTGCATAAAGCGGATCTGTACCATAAAGTCAGCCAGGCATTTACCGTATTCCTGCCAGTTCGCTCTGTTGGCGTTATGGGAGATGGCCGTAAATACGATTGGGTTGTATCCCTGCGTGCGGTAGAAACTATCGACTTTATGACCGCTCATTGGGCGCATCTGCCATATGATTTCTTAGGTCGTGTATCGAACAGGATCATTAATGAAGTCGATGGTATTTCGCGGGTAGTTTATGATATTAGCGGTAAGCCACCAGCAACAATTGAGTGGGAATGA
- the guaB gene encoding IMP dehydrogenase — protein MLRIKKEALTFDDVLLVPAHSTVLPNTADLSTQLTSTIRLNVPMLSAAMDTVTESSLAIALAQEGGIGFIHKNMSIERQAEEVSRVKKHESGVVTDPVTVTPQTTLREVHELSERNGFAGYPVVTEENELVGIITGRDVRFVTDLNQPVTAVMTPKERLVTVKEGEAREVVLHKMHEKRVEKALVVDDNFHLLGMITVKDFQKAERKPNACKDEQGRLRVGAAVGAGAGNEERVDALVAAGVDVLLIDSSHGHSEGVLQRIRETRAKYPDLQIIGGNVATGEGAKALVEAGVNAVKVGIGPGSICTTRIVTGVGVPQITAIADAVEALQGTGIPVIADGGIRFSGDIAKAIAAGASCVMVGSMLAGTEESPGEIELYQGRSFKSYRGMGSLGAMSKGSSDRYFQTDNAADKLVPEGIEGRVAYKGLLKNIVHQQMGGLRSCMGLTGCATIDELRTKAEFVRISGAGIQESHVHDVTITKESPNYRLGL, from the coding sequence ATGTTACGAATTAAAAAAGAAGCATTAACTTTTGACGATGTATTGTTGGTTCCTGCCCACTCAACAGTCTTGCCTAACACCGCAGATCTGTCCACCCAATTAACTTCCACTATTCGCCTGAATGTACCTATGCTTTCCGCAGCTATGGATACTGTAACGGAATCTTCACTGGCAATCGCACTGGCACAAGAAGGGGGCATTGGCTTCATTCATAAAAATATGTCAATTGAACGCCAGGCTGAAGAAGTCAGCCGCGTGAAGAAGCATGAAAGCGGTGTAGTCACTGATCCTGTTACTGTAACGCCACAGACGACTTTGCGCGAAGTTCATGAGTTGTCCGAACGCAATGGTTTTGCGGGTTATCCCGTAGTAACAGAAGAGAACGAATTAGTGGGCATTATTACTGGCCGCGATGTGCGTTTCGTGACTGATCTGAATCAGCCGGTGACGGCAGTAATGACGCCTAAGGAACGTTTGGTAACCGTAAAAGAAGGCGAAGCTCGTGAAGTGGTTTTGCACAAAATGCACGAAAAACGGGTGGAGAAAGCGCTGGTTGTTGATGATAATTTCCACCTGCTTGGCATGATTACGGTAAAAGATTTCCAAAAAGCGGAGCGTAAGCCAAACGCATGTAAAGACGAACAAGGCCGTTTGCGTGTCGGTGCGGCGGTTGGCGCTGGTGCTGGCAACGAAGAACGTGTTGATGCATTGGTCGCTGCGGGTGTCGATGTACTGCTTATTGACTCTTCCCACGGCCATTCTGAAGGTGTGTTGCAGCGTATTCGTGAAACTCGCGCTAAGTATCCTGATCTGCAAATCATCGGCGGTAATGTAGCGACAGGTGAAGGTGCTAAAGCGCTGGTAGAAGCGGGTGTAAATGCCGTTAAAGTGGGTATCGGCCCAGGTTCTATTTGTACGACTCGTATCGTTACCGGTGTTGGTGTGCCTCAAATCACTGCCATTGCAGACGCAGTTGAAGCACTGCAAGGAACTGGCATTCCTGTAATTGCCGACGGAGGTATCCGTTTTTCCGGTGACATCGCCAAAGCGATTGCGGCAGGTGCATCATGTGTAATGGTTGGCTCCATGCTGGCGGGAACGGAAGAATCACCGGGAGAAATCGAGCTTTATCAGGGACGTTCGTTCAAATCTTACCGCGGCATGGGTTCGTTGGGTGCGATGTCCAAAGGTTCCTCTGATCGTTACTTCCAGACTGATAATGCGGCTGACAAACTGGTTCCCGAAGGCATCGAAGGTCGTGTGGCTTACAAGGGTCTGCTGAAAAATATCGTCCACCAGCAAATGGGTGGCTTGCGTTCCTGTATGGGGCTGACCGGTTGTGCAACCATTGATGAACTGAGAACTAAAGCAGAATTCGTTCGTATCAGTGGTGCGGGTATTCAGGAAAGCCACGTTCATGACGTGACTATCACCAAAGAATCACCCAACTACCGTTTAGGTCTTTAA
- the speD gene encoding adenosylmethionine decarboxylase — protein sequence MNTLNVIRNNMELSHPVEVLETLLIRLYLYDRTSNKDISLKSGLPIPIISAFKKELIKYDYAENKGVFKLNSIGVKYVQNELGYRSIDINKYNLLSSEEKREEFEQELSVLLAPIYNSRPKVNVLLDQAHATLETSIRRVMLLLNNPRVFKQNILFLGDDDLTSLALMMAFKKLGHGCSKNIFVKDIDQDLLIFIRDVAEQNDFVINTEYLDLKLSNVYTKNFDIVLTDPPYTLSGLKLFLSRAISFTKNDNSEILLSFGQKKPMENQEAQRLFNNQNLLIRHIYPQFNKYHGGSIISNVSDLYVLSVTPQTYPTIPGGNNYSDKLYTGEINPRVKFYQCKSCNNMITIGHGKNILTIEQLIEATCNKCHGTKFQYRGQEKVSTSDNTRQLGTHMIIDMKDCDAEVLKSVSAIEKIMLEIAQQCELNVITHHFHQFQPWGVSGALILAESHFTIHTWPEHQYAALDLFVCNEFKHQDTFMMRLQTQLNAQEYEYKILQRGF from the coding sequence ATGAACACACTGAATGTTATAAGAAACAATATGGAGTTGTCACACCCAGTTGAAGTGCTAGAGACATTATTAATACGCCTGTATTTATATGACCGAACATCAAACAAAGATATTTCATTAAAAAGCGGTCTACCTATTCCTATCATCTCCGCATTTAAAAAAGAATTAATAAAATATGATTACGCTGAAAACAAAGGTGTTTTTAAGTTAAACTCTATCGGCGTAAAATATGTACAAAATGAGCTGGGATACCGATCAATTGATATAAATAAATATAACTTGCTGTCATCAGAGGAGAAACGAGAAGAGTTTGAGCAAGAGCTTTCCGTTTTATTGGCGCCTATATATAACAGCAGACCTAAAGTCAATGTTTTGTTAGATCAAGCACATGCGACATTAGAGACATCAATACGCCGGGTAATGCTATTACTTAATAACCCAAGAGTATTTAAACAAAATATTTTATTTTTGGGTGATGATGATTTAACTTCCTTAGCCCTGATGATGGCATTTAAAAAACTCGGCCACGGCTGCTCAAAAAATATTTTTGTCAAGGATATCGATCAGGACCTGCTAATATTTATTCGGGATGTCGCAGAGCAAAATGATTTTGTCATTAATACTGAATACTTAGATCTGAAACTTTCTAATGTATACACTAAAAATTTTGATATCGTCTTGACTGATCCTCCTTATACATTGAGCGGATTAAAACTATTTTTATCACGTGCTATTAGTTTCACTAAAAATGATAATAGTGAGATTTTACTCTCCTTTGGTCAAAAAAAACCAATGGAAAACCAAGAAGCTCAAAGGTTATTTAACAACCAAAATCTTCTTATCAGACATATTTATCCGCAATTCAATAAATATCATGGCGGAAGTATTATCAGTAATGTCAGCGATCTCTATGTTCTTTCTGTTACACCTCAAACATACCCAACAATCCCAGGAGGAAATAATTATTCAGATAAACTCTATACCGGAGAAATTAACCCTCGTGTAAAATTTTACCAATGTAAATCATGTAATAACATGATAACCATTGGACACGGAAAGAACATATTAACGATAGAACAGCTCATAGAGGCAACTTGTAATAAGTGTCACGGCACTAAATTTCAATATCGTGGTCAGGAAAAAGTCAGTACATCGGATAATACACGACAACTTGGCACTCACATGATCATAGATATGAAAGATTGTGATGCAGAAGTACTGAAATCTGTATCAGCCATTGAAAAAATCATGCTTGAGATTGCCCAACAATGTGAGCTGAATGTGATTACTCATCACTTCCATCAATTCCAACCATGGGGTGTCAGTGGTGCGCTAATATTAGCAGAGTCACATTTTACTATTCACACTTGGCCTGAACATCAATATGCCGCTCTTGATTTATTCGTTTGCAATGAATTTAAACATCAAGATACATTTATGATGCGGCTACAAACGCAGCTTAATGCTCAAGAATATGAATATAAGATATTACAGCGAGGTTTTTAA
- the fghA gene encoding S-formylglutathione hydrolase — protein sequence MERIEHHACFGGWQDVYQHESTVLDCEMRFAIFLPPQVKDRRLPVLYWLSGLTCTEQNFITKSGVQRYAAKQGIVIVVPDTSPRGDDVADDPAYDLGKGAGFYLNASEHPWASHYRMYDYVVSELPDLIETHFAVTNIRAISGHSMGGHGAMTIALKNPGRYCSVSAFSPIVAPGQVPWGIKAFSAYLGENTSDWKQYDTVELIKNAQEQLPILIDQGLNDDFLDEQLRPHLLQDICDETGYPVTINLRPEYDHSYYFIASFIEDHISYHAKAMQRHIERK from the coding sequence ATGGAAAGAATCGAACATCACGCTTGTTTTGGTGGATGGCAGGATGTCTATCAACATGAATCAACAGTTTTGGATTGCGAGATGCGTTTTGCCATTTTCTTACCCCCTCAGGTTAAAGACAGAAGATTACCCGTCCTTTACTGGCTTTCTGGCTTGACCTGTACCGAGCAAAATTTCATCACAAAATCAGGTGTTCAACGTTATGCAGCTAAACAGGGTATCGTCATTGTTGTTCCAGATACCAGCCCACGAGGTGATGATGTCGCTGACGATCCCGCCTATGATCTTGGAAAAGGTGCTGGCTTTTATCTCAATGCATCAGAACACCCTTGGGCTTCACACTATCGTATGTATGATTATGTTGTTTCAGAACTTCCCGACCTGATTGAAACACACTTTGCGGTAACGAATATACGGGCAATCAGTGGACACTCAATGGGAGGCCATGGTGCAATGACCATTGCATTGAAAAATCCAGGACGTTATTGCAGTGTATCGGCATTCTCACCTATTGTGGCTCCTGGCCAGGTTCCGTGGGGAATAAAAGCATTTTCAGCCTATCTTGGCGAAAATACATCAGATTGGAAACAATATGACACTGTAGAACTGATCAAAAATGCGCAAGAACAGCTTCCTATTTTGATTGATCAGGGTCTCAATGATGACTTTTTAGATGAACAGTTACGCCCTCATTTATTGCAAGATATTTGCGATGAAACCGGTTATCCAGTAACTATCAATCTTCGGCCAGAATATGATCATAGCTACTACTTTATCGCCAGCTTTATTGAAGATCATATCTCTTATCATGCCAAAGCAATGCAAAGGCATATTGAGCGGAAATAA
- a CDS encoding restriction endonuclease subunit S, with protein sequence MMLLKPEGKEWNEFFLKDIFGTVQRGKRLTKNNQIGGEHPYVSSTALNNGVDNFIGNDTGVRIFSNCLTIANSGSVGSSFYHPYCFVASDHVTHLQDDNFNQFIYLFIANQTSRLSEKYNFNREINDRRISRDKIILPVISNDEPDYLFMEEYTNALMDKKKAEYVEHCRKKLAKLEYKEIDVLEDKEWCEFFINDLFDVQIGKNIDGNKVDKCSGMSPYITRKEVNNGNDGFLDYNQEYLFKDTPVITIGNETASPFVQTSSFFTGTKVNILKPKNVFQEKALFFIAQSLRQHKDKYSFSYTINSTRLKRQMILLPVAEDGTPDYDYMAQYTMNLEYRKRKQYLEYLDSQYKSYDK encoded by the coding sequence ATGATGCTTCTAAAGCCTGAAGGTAAAGAGTGGAATGAATTCTTTCTTAAGGATATTTTTGGAACCGTTCAGCGTGGAAAACGTCTGACAAAGAATAATCAAATTGGTGGAGAACACCCCTATGTTTCATCAACAGCATTAAACAATGGTGTTGATAACTTTATTGGGAATGATACGGGTGTTCGTATATTCTCAAACTGTTTGACTATCGCTAATAGCGGCAGTGTTGGTTCCAGTTTTTATCATCCATATTGTTTTGTGGCTAGTGACCATGTTACTCATTTACAAGATGATAATTTCAATCAGTTTATTTACCTATTTATTGCTAATCAAACCAGCAGATTGTCAGAGAAATACAACTTTAATCGTGAAATTAACGACAGGCGTATATCAAGAGACAAAATAATACTTCCTGTCATCAGTAACGATGAACCAGACTACCTATTCATGGAGGAATACACTAATGCCTTGATGGATAAGAAAAAGGCTGAATATGTTGAACATTGCCGAAAAAAGTTAGCCAAGCTTGAATATAAAGAAATTGATGTGCTTGAGGATAAAGAATGGTGTGAGTTCTTTATTAATGATTTGTTTGACGTCCAAATTGGCAAAAACATTGATGGGAATAAAGTGGATAAATGCTCTGGAATGTCCCCTTATATTACTAGAAAAGAAGTTAACAATGGCAATGATGGTTTCTTGGATTATAACCAAGAGTATCTATTTAAAGATACTCCAGTAATCACAATAGGTAATGAAACGGCATCGCCGTTTGTTCAAACATCTTCATTTTTTACAGGGACAAAGGTAAACATATTAAAACCTAAAAATGTGTTTCAAGAGAAAGCATTATTTTTCATTGCACAATCATTAAGACAGCATAAAGACAAGTACTCGTTTTCTTACACGATTAATTCAACCCGTTTAAAACGACAAATGATTCTACTTCCTGTTGCTGAAGATGGAACACCAGATTATGACTACATGGCGCAATATACAATGAATTTAGAGTATCGAAAGCGCAAACAGTATCTTGAGTATTTGGATTCTCAATACAAGAGTTATGATAAGTGA
- a CDS encoding putative adhesin, translated as MPTVIVPYKNLIIKKAVNSARTAIILAHGGYTPKRNYFCQGSGYTYVPFRIKLVFNCKPDGVSIGKKMADDVLYFNSHSNHLITYEILGGSIIKNYSLTHNDKFSDYEPNNQVDIIEIKPHSKAHMSDVFEAINKLNLGYQLIYNVACRINKLDQRALYIESPTNPRPNY; from the coding sequence ATGCCAACTGTAATCGTCCCCTATAAAAATTTAATCATTAAAAAGGCTGTAAATTCAGCCAGGACTGCAATTATTTTAGCTCATGGTGGCTATACCCCAAAAAGAAATTATTTTTGTCAAGGTTCTGGGTACACTTATGTCCCCTTTAGGATTAAATTAGTTTTTAATTGCAAACCCGATGGGGTGTCAATTGGTAAAAAAATGGCAGATGATGTTTTGTATTTCAATAGTCATTCAAATCATCTTATAACCTATGAGATCTTAGGAGGCAGCATAATTAAAAATTATTCCTTAACACATAATGATAAATTTTCAGATTATGAACCTAACAATCAGGTTGATATTATTGAAATAAAGCCTCATAGCAAAGCGCATATGTCAGATGTTTTTGAAGCTATCAATAAATTAAATTTAGGCTATCAGCTCATATACAATGTAGCATGCAGGATAAATAAGCTAGACCAAAGAGCGTTGTATATAGAATCACCAACTAACCCAAGACCTAATTATTAG
- a CDS encoding class I SAM-dependent methyltransferase: protein MKQFNENAESYDIARGKITYPDELYRSLSVRAPSNEAALDIGCGNGVSTIHLKEYFAYVQGCDLGDALIERACHSYPDITFSVSPAETFSPPRNYDLITSATSFYWMDRQVVLMNLQKWLKSGGLFCAYKYDFPMVYGPLRDYIEKELISRWAKYRDSRLTQYDDTLELMRDCPHLYNAQREVFANIIFLSAEELALFFLSTSYVTRYIELEGGEAYAHEFMENVMTIGGANSIAVNFDIHAVTAVNR from the coding sequence GTGAAACAGTTTAATGAAAATGCAGAATCTTATGATATCGCAAGGGGAAAGATCACCTACCCCGATGAGTTATATCGTTCACTCTCTGTCCGAGCACCTTCAAATGAAGCTGCATTGGATATTGGCTGCGGCAATGGCGTTTCTACCATTCATTTGAAAGAGTATTTTGCTTATGTTCAAGGGTGTGATCTTGGTGATGCTCTTATTGAGCGAGCGTGCCATAGCTATCCTGATATAACGTTTAGCGTATCTCCAGCAGAAACTTTTTCTCCGCCACGCAATTATGACCTGATAACCAGTGCAACCTCATTTTACTGGATGGATCGTCAAGTAGTGTTAATGAATTTACAAAAGTGGTTAAAATCCGGAGGGCTTTTTTGCGCCTATAAATATGATTTTCCAATGGTTTATGGGCCTTTGCGCGATTATATTGAAAAAGAATTGATCTCGCGCTGGGCAAAGTACCGAGATTCTCGTCTGACACAATATGATGATACGCTCGAACTGATGCGTGATTGTCCGCACTTGTATAACGCACAACGAGAGGTGTTTGCCAATATTATTTTCCTTTCTGCAGAAGAATTAGCATTGTTTTTTTTATCTACTAGCTACGTGACTCGCTATATTGAGCTGGAAGGTGGGGAGGCTTACGCTCATGAATTTATGGAAAATGTCATGACAATTGGTGGTGCCAATTCGATTGCTGTTAACTTTGATATTCATGCTGTTACTGCGGTAAACCGCTAG
- the xseA gene encoding exodeoxyribonuclease VII large subunit: MSLPTNTGIFSVSRLNQTVRQLLELEMGRIWLSAEISNFSQPSSGHWYFTLKDERAQVRAAMFRSHNLRATFRPQNGQQVLVRAQITLYEPRGDYQLIVESIQPAGDGLLQQQFEILKQKLATEGLFDQLHKKSLPSPAKRLGVITSSSGAALHDILNILKRRDPSLPVVIYPTAVQGAEAPLQIIRAIELANARQECDVLIVGRGGGSLEDLWCFNDEQVARAIFQSHIPIVSAVGHETDITIADFVADLRAPTPSAAAELVSRNQTELLRQIQSLQQRLEMAMDYFFAQKQRVFNLLQHRLQQQRPDLQLARQQNHLAELRQKLIDSLSRCLKQHSISYEKLNQRLLQIHPEREIQRHSQSIQQFDFRLKQAIERQLGRYREKFAVSCSRMEAVSPLATLSRGYSISEAPDGKLLRQVRQVKAGDMLKTRLQDGWVESQVTQVGLDPK; the protein is encoded by the coding sequence ATGTCACTACCAACCAATACCGGAATTTTTTCTGTTAGCCGTTTGAATCAGACTGTTCGCCAGCTATTAGAGCTGGAAATGGGCAGGATCTGGTTGTCCGCTGAAATATCCAATTTTTCTCAGCCATCATCAGGGCATTGGTACTTCACATTAAAAGATGAAAGGGCACAAGTTCGTGCTGCCATGTTTCGAAGTCATAACCTGAGGGCAACGTTTCGTCCACAAAATGGCCAACAGGTATTGGTTAGGGCACAAATTACCCTGTATGAACCGCGGGGTGATTATCAACTGATAGTGGAAAGTATTCAGCCTGCGGGTGATGGTTTGTTGCAACAACAATTTGAAATATTGAAGCAAAAACTCGCCACAGAAGGCTTATTTGATCAGCTTCATAAGAAGTCACTTCCCTCTCCGGCAAAACGACTCGGTGTCATCACATCTTCCAGTGGTGCTGCATTGCACGATATTTTGAATATCTTGAAACGCCGTGATCCTTCCTTGCCCGTTGTTATTTATCCTACCGCTGTTCAGGGAGCCGAAGCACCATTACAGATTATTCGGGCAATCGAGCTGGCAAATGCGCGACAAGAGTGTGATGTTCTGATTGTCGGACGTGGCGGAGGATCGCTGGAAGATTTGTGGTGCTTCAATGATGAACAAGTGGCACGGGCAATATTCCAAAGTCATATTCCCATTGTCAGCGCTGTCGGCCATGAAACCGATATCACCATTGCGGATTTTGTCGCTGATTTACGTGCACCAACGCCTTCTGCGGCAGCAGAGTTGGTTAGCCGCAATCAAACAGAATTATTACGGCAAATACAATCCCTGCAACAACGCCTTGAAATGGCAATGGATTATTTCTTCGCGCAAAAACAGCGGGTATTTAATTTATTGCAGCATCGCCTTCAGCAGCAACGTCCTGATTTGCAATTGGCGCGTCAGCAGAATCATTTAGCTGAGTTACGGCAAAAGTTGATTGATAGTTTGTCACGTTGCCTAAAACAGCACTCAATTTCATATGAAAAATTGAATCAGCGATTACTGCAAATTCACCCTGAGCGGGAAATCCAGCGTCATAGCCAATCTATCCAGCAGTTTGATTTCCGCTTGAAACAGGCCATTGAACGGCAATTAGGGCGTTATCGGGAAAAATTTGCTGTTTCCTGCTCGCGTATGGAGGCTGTCAGCCCATTGGCAACGTTGAGTCGTGGTTACAGTATTAGCGAAGCTCCTGATGGAAAATTGCTAAGGCAAGTCAGGCAAGTAAAAGCAGGTGATATGCTGAAAACACGGTTGCAGGATGGCTGGGTTGAGAGTCAGGTGACACAGGTTGGATTGGATCCTAAATAA
- a CDS encoding S-(hydroxymethyl)glutathione dehydrogenase/class III alcohol dehydrogenase, translating to MKSRAAVAFGPNKPLEIIEIDVAPPKAGEVMIKISHTGVCHTDAFTLSGSDPEGVFPVILGHEGAGVVVEVGEGVTSVKPGDHVIPLYAAECGKCEFCQSGKTNLCIAVRETQGKGLMPDGTTRFSYNGQPVYHYMGCSTFSEYTVVAEVSVAKINPTANHEQVCLLGCGVTTGIGAVHNTAKVQSGDSVAVFGLGGIGLAVVQGARQAKAGRIIAIDTNPAKFDLARQFGATDCLNPNDYDKPIQQVILEMTKWGVDHTFECIGNVNVMRAALESAHRGWGQSVIIGVAGAGQEISTRPFQLITGRTWKGTAFGGVKGRSQLPSMVEKAMKGEIELAPFVSHTMPLENINEAFELMHEGKSIRTVIYY from the coding sequence ATGAAATCACGTGCTGCCGTTGCCTTTGGGCCAAACAAACCACTCGAAATTATCGAAATTGACGTTGCTCCACCAAAAGCGGGCGAAGTAATGATAAAAATCAGCCACACAGGTGTCTGTCATACGGATGCCTTTACCCTTTCAGGCAGCGATCCTGAAGGGGTATTCCCTGTTATTCTGGGGCATGAAGGAGCCGGTGTCGTTGTCGAAGTTGGTGAAGGTGTCACAAGTGTAAAACCAGGTGACCATGTCATTCCATTATATGCGGCGGAATGTGGCAAATGTGAGTTCTGTCAGTCTGGGAAAACTAACCTTTGTATCGCAGTCCGTGAAACGCAAGGTAAGGGCCTCATGCCAGATGGTACAACTCGATTTTCTTACAATGGACAACCTGTCTATCATTACATGGGATGTTCCACATTCAGTGAATACACTGTCGTAGCAGAAGTATCCGTGGCAAAAATAAATCCAACTGCAAATCATGAACAAGTTTGCCTATTAGGCTGTGGTGTGACTACTGGTATCGGTGCCGTACACAATACCGCCAAAGTGCAGTCGGGAGATTCTGTTGCCGTTTTCGGACTCGGTGGGATTGGTCTGGCTGTTGTTCAGGGTGCCCGTCAGGCAAAAGCGGGACGCATTATTGCCATTGATACCAATCCAGCTAAATTTGATCTTGCCAGACAATTTGGTGCCACAGATTGCCTCAATCCCAATGACTACGACAAACCTATCCAACAGGTCATTCTGGAGATGACAAAATGGGGTGTTGATCATACTTTCGAATGTATTGGTAATGTCAATGTCATGCGCGCCGCTCTGGAAAGTGCGCACCGAGGATGGGGGCAATCAGTCATCATCGGTGTAGCGGGCGCTGGACAAGAAATTTCCACTCGGCCATTCCAACTTATTACCGGCCGGACATGGAAAGGCACAGCTTTCGGCGGCGTAAAAGGACGCAGCCAGTTACCGAGCATGGTGGAAAAAGCCATGAAAGGTGAAATCGAACTTGCACCTTTCGTTAGCCATACGATGCCTCTGGAAAATATTAATGAAGCTTTCGAACTAATGCATGAAGGTAAATCGATCCGAACAGTCATTTACTACTGA